A single genomic interval of Streptomyces graminofaciens harbors:
- the phoU gene encoding phosphate signaling complex protein PhoU has protein sequence MRDAYHEELDSIGEGLVEMARLVGSAIGRATTAMLDADLKLAESVIEADQKVDDLQHDLEARAIALLARQQPVATDLRIVVTSLRMSADLERSGDLAQHVAKLARLRFPDRAVPRDLHATILEMGQLAQRLMAKAAEVVITKDVDLALQLEQDDDAMDLLHRTLFQHLMDDRWKHGIETAVDVTLLGRYYERFADHAVSVAKRVVYLVTGEHADDLQPDIQPVTGVEGA, from the coding sequence ATGCGGGACGCGTACCACGAGGAACTGGACTCGATCGGCGAGGGCTTGGTCGAGATGGCCCGGCTGGTGGGGTCGGCGATCGGACGCGCCACCACCGCCATGCTCGACGCCGACCTGAAGCTGGCCGAGAGCGTCATCGAGGCCGACCAGAAGGTCGACGACCTCCAGCACGATCTGGAGGCCCGCGCGATAGCACTGCTCGCCCGGCAGCAGCCGGTCGCCACGGACCTCCGTATCGTCGTGACCTCGCTGCGCATGTCCGCCGACCTCGAGCGCTCCGGCGACCTCGCCCAGCATGTGGCGAAGCTGGCCCGGCTGCGCTTCCCGGACCGCGCGGTCCCGCGCGACCTGCACGCCACGATCCTGGAGATGGGCCAGCTCGCCCAGCGGCTGATGGCCAAGGCGGCCGAGGTCGTCATCACCAAGGACGTCGACCTGGCGCTCCAGCTGGAGCAGGACGACGACGCCATGGACCTCCTGCACCGCACGCTCTTCCAGCACCTGATGGACGACCGCTGGAAGCACGGCATCGAGACCGCCGTCGACGTAACCCTGCTCGGCCGCTACTACGAGCGCTTCGCCGACCACGCGGTGTCGGTCGCCAAGCGGGTGGTGTACCTGGTGACGGGTGAGCACGCGGACGACCTCCAGCCGGACATCCAGCCGGTGACGGGGGTGGAGGGGGCGTAG
- a CDS encoding SCO4226 family nickel-binding protein gives MTQFMDVHHGMKGITRDQLQAAHQADLAIEKEEGVHFERAWADPNSGTVYCLSEAPSAEAVQRIHERTGHKADEIHAVPLSV, from the coding sequence ATGACGCAGTTCATGGACGTCCACCATGGGATGAAGGGCATCACCCGCGACCAGCTGCAGGCGGCCCACCAGGCGGACCTCGCCATTGAGAAGGAGGAGGGCGTGCACTTCGAACGGGCCTGGGCGGACCCGAACTCCGGCACCGTCTACTGCCTGTCGGAGGCCCCCTCGGCGGAAGCGGTCCAGCGCATCCACGAGCGGACCGGTCACAAGGCGGACGAGATCCACGCGGTCCCGCTGTCGGTCTGA
- a CDS encoding MDR family MFS transporter gives MPLVAARRALRETVSGLPREFWWLWTSTLVNRLGAFVATFMALYLTLDRGYSAAYAGLVASLHGFGGVVSSLGGGVMADRLGRRPTLLIAQGSTAVSVALLGFVTDPVAIAAVAFLVGATSNASRPAVQAMMADIVRPEDRVRAFSLNYWAINLGFAVSAMAAGFIAEVSYRAGFLIEAGMTMACAIVVFLKLPESRPDVTAAKTAAGLGPEPESGLGTVLRDGRFMSVVGLSFLIALIFQQGSVGLPVAMGEAGFTPAEYGLAIAVNGVLIVALQIPVTRFIEHRDPGRLLVGSALLAGYGFGLTAFAGSVGVFALTVCVWTLAEIVNAPTQTGLVVRLSPLHGRGRYQGMYTMSWSVAALVAPLMSGLVIDRWGAEWLWGICAVVGTVAAVGYWGLTRRLAEESQVQTDNRVQEENRVQEENQVWEGSQVQGEGEVREEAGGTSARQP, from the coding sequence ATGCCGCTAGTCGCCGCGAGACGCGCCCTTCGGGAGACCGTCTCGGGACTGCCCCGTGAGTTCTGGTGGCTGTGGACCAGCACGCTGGTCAACCGGCTCGGCGCGTTCGTGGCGACGTTCATGGCGCTCTATCTGACGCTCGACCGCGGCTATTCCGCCGCGTACGCCGGCCTGGTCGCCTCGCTCCACGGGTTCGGCGGTGTCGTCTCCTCCCTCGGCGGCGGTGTCATGGCCGACCGGCTCGGGCGGCGGCCCACCCTGCTGATCGCCCAGGGCTCGACGGCCGTCTCCGTCGCGCTGCTCGGCTTCGTCACGGACCCCGTCGCGATCGCGGCCGTGGCCTTCCTCGTGGGCGCGACGAGCAACGCCTCCCGCCCGGCCGTGCAGGCGATGATGGCGGACATCGTCCGGCCCGAGGACCGCGTCCGCGCGTTCTCCCTCAACTACTGGGCCATCAACCTCGGTTTCGCCGTCTCCGCCATGGCCGCCGGGTTCATCGCCGAGGTCAGTTACCGCGCCGGGTTTTTGATCGAGGCCGGTATGACCATGGCCTGCGCGATCGTCGTCTTCCTGAAGTTGCCGGAGTCCCGGCCCGATGTGACCGCCGCCAAGACCGCCGCCGGGCTCGGGCCCGAGCCCGAGAGCGGACTCGGCACCGTACTGCGCGACGGCCGTTTCATGAGCGTCGTCGGCCTGTCCTTCCTCATCGCCCTGATCTTCCAGCAGGGCTCGGTCGGCCTGCCGGTCGCGATGGGCGAGGCCGGGTTCACGCCCGCGGAGTACGGCCTCGCCATCGCCGTCAACGGCGTCCTGATCGTCGCCCTCCAGATCCCCGTCACCCGCTTCATCGAACACCGGGACCCCGGACGGCTTCTCGTCGGCTCCGCGCTCCTCGCCGGCTACGGCTTCGGCCTGACCGCCTTCGCTGGCTCGGTCGGCGTCTTCGCCCTCACGGTGTGCGTGTGGACCCTGGCCGAGATCGTCAACGCGCCCACCCAGACCGGCCTGGTCGTCCGCCTCTCCCCGCTCCACGGCCGCGGCCGCTACCAGGGCATGTACACCATGTCCTGGTCCGTCGCCGCCCTCGTCGCTCCGCTCATGTCCGGCCTCGTCATCGACCGGTGGGGGGCGGAATGGCTGTGGGGGATATGCGCGGTGGTGGGGACGGTGGCGGCGGTGGGGTACTGGGGGCTGACGCGGCGGCTGGCGGAGGAGAGCCAGGTCCAGACGGACAACCGAGTTCAGGAGGAGAACCGGGTTCAGGAGGAAAACCAGGTTTGGGAGGGGAGCCAGGTCCAGGGGGAGGGCGAGGTGCGCGAGGAGGCTGGGGGGACTTCGGCGCGGCAGCCCTGA
- a CDS encoding phosphoglyceromutase — protein sequence MADAPYKLILLRHGESEWNEKNLFTGWVDVNLTPKGEKEATRGGELLKDAGLLPDVLHTSLQRRAIRTAQLALESADRHWIPVHRSWRLNERHYGALQGKDKAQTLAEFGEEQFMLWRRSYDTPPPPLADDSEFSQAADPRYATIPPELRPRTECLKDVVVRMLPYWYDGIVPDLLAGRTVLVAAHGNSLRALVKHLDGVSDEDIAGLNIPTGIPLSYELDADFKPLNPGGTYLDPDAAAAAIEAVKNQGKKK from the coding sequence ATGGCCGACGCACCGTACAAGCTGATCCTGCTCCGCCACGGCGAGAGCGAGTGGAACGAGAAGAACCTGTTCACCGGCTGGGTGGACGTCAACCTCACTCCGAAGGGCGAGAAGGAGGCGACGCGCGGCGGTGAGCTGCTCAAGGACGCCGGCCTGCTCCCGGACGTGCTGCACACCTCCCTCCAGCGACGCGCCATCCGCACCGCGCAGCTGGCCCTGGAATCCGCCGACCGCCACTGGATCCCGGTCCACCGCAGCTGGCGTCTGAACGAGCGCCACTACGGCGCCCTCCAGGGCAAGGACAAGGCGCAGACCCTGGCCGAGTTCGGCGAGGAGCAGTTCATGCTGTGGCGCCGCTCGTACGACACCCCGCCGCCGCCCCTCGCGGACGACTCGGAGTTCTCGCAGGCCGCCGACCCGCGCTACGCGACGATCCCGCCGGAGCTGCGCCCTCGCACGGAGTGCCTGAAGGACGTCGTCGTCCGCATGCTCCCGTACTGGTACGACGGCATCGTCCCCGACCTCCTGGCCGGCCGTACGGTCCTGGTCGCGGCCCACGGCAACAGCCTCCGCGCCCTCGTCAAGCACCTCGACGGCGTCTCGGACGAGGACATCGCGGGCCTGAACATCCCGACGGGCATCCCTCTGTCCTACGAACTGGACGCCGACTTCAAGCCCCTGAACCCCGGCGGCACCTACCTCGACCCGGACGCGGCGGCCGCGGCGATCGAGGCGGTCAAGAACCAGGGCAAGAAGAAGTAG
- a CDS encoding AAA family ATPase: protein MTAANDARRPFCVPTAGLPGSGKTTLSRALTARGFVRLCPDEEMYRRHGVYGVDFPRGTFPTLERPVLEEISVELRQQLRAGRDVVVDHGFWTPDDRAHWRSIATDAGAHSVVVYL from the coding sequence GTGACAGCCGCCAACGACGCCCGCCGGCCGTTCTGCGTCCCGACGGCGGGGCTTCCCGGCTCGGGAAAGACGACTCTGTCGCGTGCGCTGACAGCCCGTGGCTTCGTCAGGCTGTGCCCAGACGAAGAGATGTACCGCCGACACGGCGTGTACGGGGTCGACTTCCCCCGGGGGACGTTTCCGACCCTTGAGCGTCCTGTCCTCGAAGAGATCTCCGTAGAGCTTCGCCAGCAACTCCGGGCCGGGCGCGATGTGGTGGTCGACCATGGTTTCTGGACGCCGGACGACCGTGCTCACTGGCGGTCAATCGCGACTGATGCGGGCGCGCACTCTGTGGTGGTCTACCTTTGA